One genomic segment of Bacteroidales bacterium includes these proteins:
- a CDS encoding DUF3575 domain-containing protein, with protein MKSIKLILFLIIILTLFQCELFSQNSIKLIFQPIPYLSGNKVYSFAYERKVSKILSVQLGGNFGVYDQWDSDSCTYVFAIPWNCRKVSETKLKGFSIFPEVRIYLLNKDKTEKLPKGFFLGVYGKLMVLNQQKEYINIDSTVNKHGQIYGLGTNVGYKFKIKSLSIEFLFGTAGGISTFPEKTGYFVIPDQFYLWRFEFALGYEF; from the coding sequence ATGAAATCAATTAAATTAATATTGTTCTTGATTATTATATTAACATTATTTCAATGTGAACTATTTTCACAAAATTCAATTAAATTAATTTTTCAACCTATACCCTATTTAAGTGGGAATAAAGTGTATTCTTTTGCATATGAAAGAAAGGTGTCAAAAATATTATCAGTTCAATTAGGAGGCAATTTCGGTGTTTATGACCAATGGGATAGTGATAGTTGTACTTATGTATTTGCAATTCCTTGGAATTGCAGAAAAGTTTCTGAAACAAAACTTAAAGGTTTCTCAATATTCCCTGAGGTTAGAATATATTTATTGAATAAAGATAAAACGGAAAAATTACCTAAAGGCTTTTTTTTAGGTGTATATGGAAAACTTATGGTGCTTAATCAACAAAAGGAATATATTAATATTGACAGCACTGTAAATAAACATGGGCAAATTTATGGATTAGGAACAAATGTAGGATACAAATTTAAAATTAAATCATTATCAATAGAATTTTTATTTGGAACTGCAGGTGGTATTTCAACTTTTCCGGAAAAAACCGGATACTTTGTTATTCCTGACCAATTTTATCTTTGGAGATTTGAATTTGCTTTAGGATATGAATTTTGA